A stretch of Arachis hypogaea cultivar Tifrunner chromosome 15, arahy.Tifrunner.gnm2.J5K5, whole genome shotgun sequence DNA encodes these proteins:
- the LOC112751718 gene encoding uncharacterized protein isoform X2 has translation MTQSIVQVDESSSAITKSEPLLLPMNSNTSTLPFPQFPGNKTQIIVMSYEDHFQVIATQIGTMGTILHARKEGVSINPTFNVSVIFGKWDEPMLAARVPVN, from the exons ATGACTCAATCCATTGTGCAAGTTGATGAATCAAGTAGTGCCATAACAAAATCAGAACCTTTACTTCTGCCAATGAATTCAAACACCAGCACTTTGCCTTTCCCACAGTTTCCT GGAAACAAAACACAGATTATTGTTATGAGTTATGAAGATCATTTTCAG GTTATAGCCACTCAAATAGGAACCATGGGGACAATACTGCATGCCAG AAAGGAAGGTGTGTCGATTAATCCAACGTTCAATGTTTCTGTTATATTTGGCAAATGGGATGAG CCAATGTTGGCTGCGCGTGTGCCCGTCAACTGA
- the LOC112751718 gene encoding uncharacterized protein isoform X3 codes for MLPTPSICTVQGNKTQIIVMSYEDHFQVIATQIGTMGTILHARKEGVSINPTFNVSVIFGKWDEPMLAARVPVN; via the exons ATGTTGCCAACTCCGTCCATCTGCACCGTGCAG GGAAACAAAACACAGATTATTGTTATGAGTTATGAAGATCATTTTCAG GTTATAGCCACTCAAATAGGAACCATGGGGACAATACTGCATGCCAG AAAGGAAGGTGTGTCGATTAATCCAACGTTCAATGTTTCTGTTATATTTGGCAAATGGGATGAG CCAATGTTGGCTGCGCGTGTGCCCGTCAACTGA
- the LOC112751718 gene encoding uncharacterized protein isoform X1 has translation MTQSIVQVDESSSAITKSEPLLLPMNSNTSTLPFPQFPVRHNHFSVVINGNKTQIIVMSYEDHFQVIATQIGTMGTILHARKEGVSINPTFNVSVIFGKWDEPMLAARVPVN, from the exons ATGACTCAATCCATTGTGCAAGTTGATGAATCAAGTAGTGCCATAACAAAATCAGAACCTTTACTTCTGCCAATGAATTCAAACACCAGCACTTTGCCTTTCCCACAGTTTCCTGTACGCCACAATCATTTCTCTGTTGTAATCAAC GGAAACAAAACACAGATTATTGTTATGAGTTATGAAGATCATTTTCAG GTTATAGCCACTCAAATAGGAACCATGGGGACAATACTGCATGCCAG AAAGGAAGGTGTGTCGATTAATCCAACGTTCAATGTTTCTGTTATATTTGGCAAATGGGATGAG CCAATGTTGGCTGCGCGTGTGCCCGTCAACTGA